The Tissierellales bacterium genome contains the following window.
TATCTGTATGTCCATTTGCAAGAGATAATGATAAAGAGTCAGAAATAGGGAAGAACGTCTTTGGAGAAGTAAGTAATATTAGGTTCGATAAATATTCAGGATATTATATCAAGAGTTATGCAGGATATGTAATAGAAGGAGAATTTAGATCAAAAGGAAGCTCTGGAGGCATGGGAAACTGGATTGCTACTCAACTTTTTAAAAAAAATCTTGTTGATGGCATAATTCATGTGAAATCAAGTTCGGATAATAATTTGTTTGATTATCAGATCTCTTATACTATAGATGAGTTATCTAAAGGTGCCAAATCAAAATATTATCCTATAGAAATGTCTCAAGTACTTCAATTTGTAAAAGAAAATGAAGGTAGGTATGCATTAATAGGAATACCTTGTTATATTAAAGGGGTACGATTATTAGCGGAACAAGATAAAGTAATAAACGATCGAATTAAATTCTTTATAGGTCTCGTATGCGGTCATTTAAAAAGTAACATATTTGCAAAGTCTATAGGCTGGCAATTGGGAATAGAACCAGATAAATTAAAAGAAATTGATTTTAGGAAAAAGTTAGAAGGTAGAGCTGCTAATAATTATGGTGTTGAAGTCAAAGGTGAGAAAGATGGAGATGATGTTGTACTAAGTTCCCCAACGAAAGAATTATATACAACGAATTGGGGACAAGGAATGTTTAAATACAATGCATGTGAATTTTGTGATGATGTCTTAGCGGAGACTGCTGATGTAACAGTAGGTGACGCATGGCTTCCGGAATATTCCAATGATAGTATGGGGACTAATGTAATCGTAGTAAGAAACCCTATTATAGAAAAGATATTTGAAGAAAACCGGGATAATACCATTCATATTGAGGATCTTAGTTCGAAAAAAGTTTATCAGTCACAGGCCGGTGGATTTCGTCATAGAAGAGATGGACTTTCCTACCGACTATATCTAAAAGACCAAAATAACGAATGGAGACCAGATAAAA
Protein-coding sequences here:
- a CDS encoding Coenzyme F420 hydrogenase/dehydrogenase, beta subunit C-terminal domain, whose amino-acid sequence is MNGNIKELMDTVVKNDYCIGCGLCASLAESPLTMKINEDGKYQPSLKEDNHDANMKISALSVCPFARDNDKESEIGKNVFGEVSNIRFDKYSGYYIKSYAGYVIEGEFRSKGSSGGMGNWIATQLFKKNLVDGIIHVKSSSDNNLFDYQISYTIDELSKGAKSKYYPIEMSQVLQFVKENEGRYALIGIPCYIKGVRLLAEQDKVINDRIKFFIGLVCGHLKSNIFAKSIGWQLGIEPDKLKEIDFRKKLEGRAANNYGVEVKGEKDGDDVVLSSPTKELYTTNWGQGMFKYNACEFCDDVLAETADVTVGDAWLPEYSNDSMGTNVIVVRNPIIEKIFEENRDNTIHIEDLSSKKVYQSQAGGFRHRRDGLSYRLYLKDQNNEWRPDKRVEPSNNHSSKRKRIFKKRTLLSQESFKAYKIAEQRKDFDEFIKYMEPLIREYNKLNAPPFVKRAMGKVKREVYKL